The following coding sequences are from one Rutidosis leptorrhynchoides isolate AG116_Rl617_1_P2 chromosome 11, CSIRO_AGI_Rlap_v1, whole genome shotgun sequence window:
- the LOC139877086 gene encoding small ribosomal subunit protein uS10y-like translates to MAFAAMKQTKPGLEEPQEQIHKIRITLSSKNVKNLEKVCADLVRGAKDKKLRVKGPVRMPTKVLNITTRKSPCGEGTNTWDRFELRVHKRVIDLFSSPDVVKQITSITIEPGVEVEVTIADS, encoded by the exons ATGGCATTTGCAGCGATGAAACAAACCAAACCAGGGCTAGAAGAGCCGCAAGAACAGATTCACAAGATTAGGATCACTCTTTCTTCTAAGAATGTTAAGAATCTTGAGAAAG TGTGTGCTGATTTGGTTCGTGGTGCTAAGGACAAGAAGTTGAGGGTTAAGGGACCAGTTAGAATGCCAACCAAGGTTCTTAATATCACAACCAGGAAGTCTCCTTGTGGTGAAG GAACAAACACATGGGACAGATTTGAGCTTCGTGTCCACAAGCGTGTTATTGATCTTTTCAGCTCACCAGATGTGGTGAAGCAAATCACCTCCATCACTATTGAACCTGGTGTTGAGGTTGAGGTCACCATTGCCGACTCTTAA